Proteins from a single region of Streptomyces sp. Tu 3180:
- a CDS encoding glutamate synthase subunit beta, which yields MADPRGFLTTPRQDWPRRPVEERVRDWNEVHVPGALLPLIGPQAGRCMDCGVPFCHEACPLGNLIPEWNDLVSRGDWRAAAERLHATNNFPEFTGRLCPAPCEAGCVLAINQPAVTIKNVECAIADRAWEEGFAPPAPPERLSGRTVAVIGSGPAGLAAAQQLTRAGHTVVVYERDDRIGGLLRYGIPEFKMEKRHLERRVEQMRAEGTKFRTSTTVGRDVDAAGLRARHDALVIATGATAWRELPVPGRELAGIHQAMEYLPLANRVCEGDLESSPLSAAGRHVVIVGGGDTGADCLGTAVREGAASVTQLDIYARPGTERDDDAEPWPTYPKLYRLSPAHEEARDLRTAPAADADARLFAASTLHFTGDAGGRVRALHLVEVDAGRRPVPGTERTLPADLVLLALGFSGPDRGDGLVDRLNLALEPRGTIARDAGFATDVPGVFAAGDAARGQSLIVWAIAEGRAVAAAVDRHLTGGTTRLPAPIGPYDRPMTA from the coding sequence ATGGCCGATCCCAGGGGTTTCCTGACCACGCCGCGCCAGGACTGGCCGCGCAGGCCGGTGGAGGAACGGGTCCGGGACTGGAACGAGGTCCACGTCCCCGGGGCGCTGCTGCCCCTCATCGGCCCGCAGGCCGGCCGCTGCATGGACTGCGGTGTCCCGTTCTGCCACGAGGCCTGCCCGCTGGGCAACCTGATCCCCGAGTGGAACGACCTGGTCTCGCGCGGGGACTGGCGGGCCGCGGCGGAGCGGCTGCACGCCACCAACAACTTCCCCGAGTTCACCGGCCGGTTGTGCCCGGCGCCCTGCGAGGCGGGCTGTGTCCTCGCCATCAACCAGCCGGCCGTCACCATCAAGAACGTCGAGTGCGCCATCGCCGACCGGGCCTGGGAGGAGGGCTTCGCACCGCCGGCCCCGCCGGAGCGGCTCTCCGGCCGGACGGTCGCGGTCATCGGCTCGGGCCCCGCCGGACTGGCCGCCGCCCAGCAGCTGACCCGGGCCGGCCACACGGTCGTCGTGTACGAGCGGGACGACCGGATCGGCGGGCTGCTGCGGTACGGCATCCCCGAGTTCAAGATGGAGAAGCGCCATCTGGAGCGGCGCGTCGAGCAGATGCGGGCCGAGGGCACGAAGTTCCGCACGTCCACGACGGTCGGGCGCGACGTCGACGCCGCCGGGCTGCGGGCGCGTCACGACGCGCTGGTGATCGCCACGGGGGCGACCGCGTGGCGGGAACTTCCCGTACCGGGACGGGAACTCGCCGGGATACACCAGGCGATGGAGTACCTGCCGCTGGCCAACCGGGTGTGCGAGGGGGACCTGGAGTCGTCGCCGCTGTCGGCCGCGGGCAGGCACGTCGTCATCGTCGGCGGCGGTGACACCGGCGCCGACTGTCTGGGCACGGCCGTGCGGGAGGGCGCCGCGTCCGTCACCCAGCTCGACATCTACGCCCGGCCGGGCACCGAGCGGGACGACGACGCCGAGCCCTGGCCGACGTACCCGAAGCTCTACCGGCTGTCCCCGGCGCACGAGGAGGCCCGCGATCTGCGGACCGCCCCGGCGGCGGACGCGGACGCGCGCCTGTTCGCGGCGTCCACCCTGCACTTCACCGGCGACGCGGGCGGACGGGTGCGTGCACTGCACCTGGTGGAGGTGGACGCCGGACGCCGGCCCGTGCCGGGCACCGAACGCACCCTGCCCGCGGATCTCGTGCTGCTCGCGCTCGGCTTCTCCGGGCCGGACCGGGGGGACGGGCTCGTCGACCGGTTGAACCTCGCACTGGAACCGCGCGGCACGATCGCGCGGGACGCCGGCTTCGCCACCGACGTGCCGGGCGTGTTCGCGGCCGGGGACGCCGCCCGCGGGCAGTCGCTCATCGTGTGGGCGATCGCCGAGGGCCGCGCGGTGGCGGCGGCCGTCGACCGCCACCTGACCGGCGGCACGACCCGGCTCCCTGCGCCCATCGGCCCGTACGACCGGCCGATGACGGCCTGA
- a CDS encoding SAM-dependent methyltransferase, translating into MTGQHPVEIDTSRPHPARMYDWYLGGKDNYPVDEAMGRQMLALDPRVPVMARVNRAFMQRATRWLAGRGIRQFLDIGTGIPTEPNLHQVAQRIAPDARVVYCDNDPIVLAHAAALLRGTDEGATEYLQADVRDPDAILEGARKVLDFTEPIALSLIALLHFVPDEDGAHDLVGRLLAALPSGSHLVVTHATADFTPEESMAATEKLKAAGVTLALRSREEFTRFFDGLDLVEPGVQVPHQWHPELGEPVEGQDDGVIPGYGAVGRKP; encoded by the coding sequence ATGACCGGGCAGCACCCCGTCGAGATCGACACGAGCAGGCCGCATCCCGCGCGGATGTACGACTGGTACCTCGGCGGCAAGGACAACTATCCGGTCGACGAGGCCATGGGCCGGCAGATGCTGGCCCTGGACCCGAGGGTGCCGGTGATGGCGCGGGTGAACCGTGCGTTCATGCAGCGGGCCACGCGCTGGCTGGCCGGCCGGGGCATACGCCAGTTCCTCGACATCGGCACCGGCATCCCCACCGAGCCCAACCTCCACCAGGTCGCCCAGCGGATCGCACCCGACGCGCGCGTCGTGTACTGCGACAACGACCCCATCGTGCTGGCCCACGCGGCGGCCCTGCTGCGCGGCACGGACGAGGGGGCGACCGAGTACCTCCAGGCGGACGTGCGCGACCCGGACGCCATCCTGGAAGGCGCGCGGAAGGTCCTCGACTTCACCGAGCCGATCGCGCTGTCGCTCATCGCGCTGCTGCACTTCGTCCCCGACGAGGACGGGGCGCACGACCTGGTGGGGCGGCTGCTGGCCGCCCTGCCCTCCGGCAGCCATCTGGTCGTCACCCACGCGACGGCCGACTTCACCCCCGAGGAGTCGATGGCGGCCACGGAGAAGCTCAAGGCCGCGGGCGTCACCCTGGCGCTGCGCTCCCGCGAGGAGTTCACCCGCTTCTTCGACGGTCTCGACCTGGTCGAGCCCGGCGTCCAGGTGCCGCACCAGTGGCACCCCGAGCTGGGGGAGCCGGTCGAGGGGCAGGACGACGGGGTGATCCCGGGTTACGGGGCGGTGGGGCGCAAGCCCTGA
- a CDS encoding DUF397 domain-containing protein, with amino-acid sequence MELTESLKSLPQPRARTERIYNGMPARELGSEGWHKPWSGGNGGNCLEAMKLDDGRIAVRQSTDPDGPALIYTSAEMTAFIEGAKAGEADFLLS; translated from the coding sequence ATGGAACTCACGGAGTCCCTCAAGTCCCTGCCCCAGCCGCGGGCCCGCACCGAGCGGATCTACAACGGCATGCCCGCGCGGGAGCTGGGCAGCGAGGGATGGCACAAGCCGTGGAGCGGCGGCAACGGAGGCAACTGCCTGGAGGCGATGAAGCTCGACGACGGCCGGATCGCCGTACGGCAGTCCACCGACCCGGACGGACCGGCGCTCATCTACACCTCCGCCGAGATGACGGCCTTCATCGAAGGAGCGAAGGCGGGAGAGGCGGACTTCCTGCTGTCCTGA
- a CDS encoding helix-turn-helix transcriptional regulator: MSEPRSAPTVGQVVLGRRLLDLRERAGLKREEAARVLRVAPATIRRMETAEVALKIPYLQLLLKAYGVGDDEAEAFVQLAEEANRPGWWQRFHDILPGWFSMYVSLEGAASLIRSYDPHFVPGLLQTEDYARGVLRSGAVGQTQPEDIERHVALRMQRQELLTREDAPRLWVVMDETVLRRPVGGPEVMRAQIDRLLEATKLPNVTLQVAPFAGGPHPGTYGPFVLFRFAVSELPDMVYSEYLTGAVYLDARAEVATHLEVMDRMAAQAATAHRTKEILRDLRKEL, translated from the coding sequence GTGAGCGAACCGCGGTCCGCGCCGACGGTCGGCCAGGTCGTCCTCGGCCGGCGCCTGCTGGACCTGCGGGAACGCGCGGGGCTCAAGCGGGAGGAGGCCGCCCGGGTCCTCCGGGTGGCCCCCGCCACCATCCGCCGCATGGAGACGGCCGAGGTCGCGCTGAAGATCCCGTACCTCCAGCTCCTGCTGAAGGCGTACGGCGTCGGCGACGACGAGGCCGAGGCGTTCGTGCAGCTGGCGGAGGAGGCCAACCGGCCCGGCTGGTGGCAGCGCTTCCACGACATCCTGCCCGGCTGGTTCTCGATGTACGTCAGCCTGGAGGGCGCCGCCTCCCTCATCCGCAGCTACGACCCCCACTTCGTCCCCGGACTGCTCCAGACCGAGGACTACGCGCGCGGGGTGCTGCGCTCGGGCGCCGTCGGGCAGACGCAGCCCGAGGACATCGAGCGCCACGTCGCCCTGCGCATGCAGCGGCAGGAACTGCTCACCCGCGAGGACGCGCCCCGGCTGTGGGTCGTGATGGACGAGACCGTGCTGCGCCGCCCGGTCGGCGGCCCGGAGGTGATGCGTGCCCAGATCGACAGACTGCTCGAGGCCACGAAGCTGCCCAACGTGACGCTGCAGGTCGCCCCGTTCGCCGGCGGGCCGCACCCCGGCACGTACGGGCCGTTCGTGCTGTTCCGATTCGCCGTGTCCGAACTGCCGGACATGGTCTACAGCGAGTACCTGACCGGCGCCGTCTACCTGGACGCGCGCGCCGAGGTGGCGACCCACCTCGAGGTCATGGACCGCATGGCGGCGCAGGCCGCTACGGCACATCGCACGAAGGAGATCCTCCGGGATCTCCGCAAGGAGCTGTGA
- a CDS encoding ATP-binding protein: MASVIPSAPLGTDAAAGSVGLGAASGAGPAGAAAERRFRFELAAHPGSPAQARRLTRARLTGWSVCEDTCDTAALIVSELVTNAIVHTASSHIVCELHDGDGLVRIAVQDEGCAPGRPRANTRQRPEEEHGRGLLLVDTLCHAWGALEHGPGLLVWADLPREADAPCDPAEPRDDLGWGARPKPGPSRGPDDGDRDGDGPDGTRRTGKSPAVPPQQHRRDGGRA, from the coding sequence GTGGCAAGCGTGATTCCGTCCGCGCCCTTAGGAACAGACGCCGCCGCAGGTTCCGTCGGCCTCGGCGCCGCCTCGGGAGCCGGCCCCGCGGGGGCCGCCGCCGAGCGCCGGTTCCGCTTCGAACTGGCCGCTCATCCGGGTTCCCCCGCCCAGGCCAGACGCCTGACGAGGGCCCGGCTGACCGGCTGGTCGGTGTGCGAGGACACCTGCGACACGGCGGCCCTGATCGTCTCCGAACTGGTCACCAACGCCATCGTGCACACGGCGAGCAGCCACATAGTCTGCGAGCTGCACGACGGCGACGGCCTCGTGCGCATAGCCGTGCAGGACGAGGGCTGCGCGCCGGGCCGCCCGCGGGCGAACACCCGGCAGCGGCCGGAGGAGGAGCACGGCAGGGGCCTGCTCCTCGTCGACACCCTGTGCCACGCGTGGGGGGCCCTCGAGCACGGCCCCGGGCTGCTGGTCTGGGCCGACCTGCCCCGCGAGGCCGACGCCCCGTGCGATCCCGCGGAACCCCGCGACGACCTGGGCTGGGGTGCCCGCCCGAAGCCCGGACCGTCCCGCGGCCCGGACGACGGCGACCGTGACGGCGACGGGCCCGACGGGACGCGGCGCACGGGAAAGAGCCCGGCCGTGCCCCCGCAGCAGCACCGCCGGGACGGGGGACGGGCGTGA